Proteins from a single region of Coregonus clupeaformis isolate EN_2021a chromosome 35, ASM2061545v1, whole genome shotgun sequence:
- the LOC121550513 gene encoding enoyl-CoA delta isomerase 1, mitochondrial-like isoform X2, whose product MANALRNSAKFAFSGVLSQLSSHSRNGSVCVSPCFSLQRRNNSTSPKIKVDLDSSTGVAVLMMQSPPVNSLSLEFLTEFCINLEKLEMDKSCRGLILTSTLSKVFSAGLDIMEMYGTSPERCGEFWKAVQEMWLKLYGSNMVTIAAINGSSPAGGCLMSIGCDYRIMADNPRYSIGLNETQLGIVAPFWFKDTLVNTVGNRTAELSLELGQLYSAPEALKIGLVDRLVPQDQVLSTAQDTMSKWLAIPDHARQYLIEHNYLYTLS is encoded by the exons GTGTGTTGTCCCAGTTGTCCAGCCACAGTAGaaatgggagtgtgtgtgtgtcaccgtgCTTCTCTCTGCAGCGGAGGAACAACTCTACCTCACCTAAGATCAAGGTGGATCTGGACAGCAGTACAG gtGTGGCCGTGTTGATGATGCAGAGTCCCCCTGTCAACAGTCTGAGTCTGGAATTCCTCACTGAGTTCTGTATCAATCTGGAGAAACTAGAGATGGACAAGAGTTGTAGAGGCCTAATCCTCACCTcg ACCCTCTCCAAGGTGTTCTCTGCAGGGCTGGACATCATGGAGATGTATGGGACAAGTCCGGAGCGCTGTGGAGAGTTCTGGAAGGCTGTTCAGGAGATGTGGCTCAAACTCTACGGGTCCAACATGGTTACCATAGCTGCCATCAAC ggctCTAGTCCAGCAGGTGGTTGTCTCATGTCTATTGGATGTGACTATAGGATCATGGCTGATAACCCTCGCTACAGCATCGGACTCAACGAGACTCAGCTCGGCATCGTAGCTCCCTTCTG GTTTAAGGACACGTTGGTGAACACGGTTGGTAACCGGACAGCGGAGCTGTCGTTGGAGCTGGGTCAGTTGTACAGCGCTCCTGAGGCCCTGAAGATCGGCCTGGTGGACCGGCTCGTACCTCAGGACCAGGTCCTCTCCACTGCACAGGACACCATGTCCAAGTGGCTGGCTATACCAG ACCATGCCAGACAGTATCTTATAGAACATAACTATCTATATACATTATCCTAG
- the LOC121550513 gene encoding enoyl-CoA delta isomerase 1, mitochondrial-like isoform X1, whose protein sequence is MANALRNSAKFAFSGVLSQLSSHSRNGSVCVSPCFSLQRRNNSTSPKIKVDLDSSTGVAVLMMQSPPVNSLSLEFLTEFCINLEKLEMDKSCRGLILTSTLSKVFSAGLDIMEMYGTSPERCGEFWKAVQEMWLKLYGSNMVTIAAINGSSPAGGCLMSIGCDYRIMADNPRYSIGLNETQLGIVAPFWFKDTLVNTVGNRTAELSLELGQLYSAPEALKIGLVDRLVPQDQVLSTAQDTMSKWLAIPDHARQITKSMMRKQTIDKLLSNREADITNFVSFITKDSIQRSLRM, encoded by the exons GTGTGTTGTCCCAGTTGTCCAGCCACAGTAGaaatgggagtgtgtgtgtgtcaccgtgCTTCTCTCTGCAGCGGAGGAACAACTCTACCTCACCTAAGATCAAGGTGGATCTGGACAGCAGTACAG gtGTGGCCGTGTTGATGATGCAGAGTCCCCCTGTCAACAGTCTGAGTCTGGAATTCCTCACTGAGTTCTGTATCAATCTGGAGAAACTAGAGATGGACAAGAGTTGTAGAGGCCTAATCCTCACCTcg ACCCTCTCCAAGGTGTTCTCTGCAGGGCTGGACATCATGGAGATGTATGGGACAAGTCCGGAGCGCTGTGGAGAGTTCTGGAAGGCTGTTCAGGAGATGTGGCTCAAACTCTACGGGTCCAACATGGTTACCATAGCTGCCATCAAC ggctCTAGTCCAGCAGGTGGTTGTCTCATGTCTATTGGATGTGACTATAGGATCATGGCTGATAACCCTCGCTACAGCATCGGACTCAACGAGACTCAGCTCGGCATCGTAGCTCCCTTCTG GTTTAAGGACACGTTGGTGAACACGGTTGGTAACCGGACAGCGGAGCTGTCGTTGGAGCTGGGTCAGTTGTACAGCGCTCCTGAGGCCCTGAAGATCGGCCTGGTGGACCGGCTCGTACCTCAGGACCAGGTCCTCTCCACTGCACAGGACACCATGTCCAAGTGGCTGGCTATACCAG accaTGCCAGGCAGATCACCAAGTCCATGATGAGGAAACAGACCATTGACAAGCTGCTGTCCAACAGGGAAGCTGACATCACCAACTTTGTGAGCTTCATCACTAAAGACTCCATCCAGAGGTCCCTCCGCATGTAG